ACTCCCGCCGACGCCACACCCTGAGAGGGTAACGATGCCGCTTTCGGAACACGAGCAACGGCTCCTCGACGAGATGGAGCGCAACCTCTATCAGAACGACGCCGATTTCGTGGCAGCGGTCAGCAAGGGGCGCGGCGGTACCAACTACCGGGCGCTCGTGCTCGGCATCCTCCTCGCGATCGTGGGCCTCGCGGTCCTCGTGACCGGAGTCGCGATCCGCCAGCCCCTGGTGGGCGTCGGGGGCTTCGCCCTCATGCTCGCGGGTGTCGTCGTCGCCATGCGCCCCGCCGCCGGCGGCTCCGCCGAGTCGGGACTGCCGACCGCCGGACGCACGGCCAAGCC
The genomic region above belongs to Rathayibacter sp. VKM Ac-2759 and contains:
- a CDS encoding DUF3040 domain-containing protein, yielding MPLSEHEQRLLDEMERNLYQNDADFVAAVSKGRGGTNYRALVLGILLAIVGLAVLVTGVAIRQPLVGVGGFALMLAGVVVAMRPAAGGSAESGLPTAGRTAKPRPSSGRQGSGFMDRLNERWDNRGDGRS